One window from the genome of Faecalibacterium sp. HTF-F encodes:
- a CDS encoding regulatory protein RecX, whose protein sequence is MSFYKRRRPKPEEEKCADPAKARARALDALASREMSSAQLYERLCYGFTEQAAAAAVAEMVERDYVNDDRYAEARAHSLLAARKSRRAAAQNLRQKGLSGTQIEQALESVYAPDEDGESPELEAAAALVQSRYMKKLADGRRDLVTAALMRRGFAYPVVKEAIRRAEEE, encoded by the coding sequence ATGTCCTTTTATAAACGCCGCCGCCCGAAGCCGGAAGAAGAAAAGTGTGCCGACCCGGCCAAGGCCCGCGCCCGCGCACTGGATGCGCTGGCCTCGCGGGAAATGTCCTCGGCCCAGCTGTACGAGCGGCTGTGCTATGGTTTTACGGAGCAGGCTGCGGCTGCAGCCGTGGCAGAAATGGTGGAGCGGGATTACGTAAACGATGACCGCTATGCCGAGGCCCGTGCCCACAGCCTGCTTGCTGCCCGCAAGAGCCGCCGTGCGGCGGCCCAGAACCTGCGGCAGAAGGGCCTTTCCGGTACGCAGATCGAGCAGGCACTGGAAAGCGTCTATGCCCCAGATGAGGACGGCGAAAGCCCGGAGCTGGAAGCTGCCGCCGCTCTGGTGCAAAGCCGCTATATGAAAAAGCTGGCCGATGGCCGCCGCGACCTTGTGACTGCTGCCCTCATGCGCCGGGGCTTTGCCTACCCGGTGGTGAAGGAAGCCATCCGCAGGGCGGAGGAGGAGTAG
- the recA gene encoding recombinase RecA, with protein sequence MAKNQNNNTVVPATKKTEPEAKKDALATALAQIEKQFGKGAVMKLGDNASMQVDAISTGSLGLDLALGVGGVPRGRIIEVYGPESSGKTTLALHILAEAQKQGGEVAFIDVEHALDPTYAEALGVDINNLLVSQPDTGEQAMEICEALVRSGAIDAIVVDSVAAMVPRAEIEGEMGDSHVGLQARLMSQAMRKLTSVIGKTNTVCVFINQLREKVGVMYGNPEVTTGGRALKYYASVRIDIRRVEGLKDSSGQFIGNHTRAKIVKNKVAPPFREAEFDIMFGEGISKMSELIDVGVKLGIVQKSGAWFNYGDVRLGQGRDNAKQFLKDNPEIANDIEGQIRANADKLYASRRPAGKNASSKAEEPAEAAKDAKEPVVKAPARSSESELDIMVED encoded by the coding sequence ATGGCGAAAAATCAGAACAACAACACCGTTGTCCCGGCCACCAAAAAGACCGAGCCGGAGGCAAAAAAGGACGCACTGGCCACTGCGCTGGCCCAGATCGAAAAGCAGTTCGGCAAGGGTGCCGTGATGAAGCTGGGCGACAACGCCTCCATGCAGGTGGATGCCATTTCCACCGGCAGTCTGGGTCTGGATCTGGCTCTGGGCGTGGGCGGTGTGCCCCGCGGACGCATCATTGAGGTGTACGGCCCGGAATCCAGCGGTAAGACCACGCTGGCACTGCACATTCTGGCCGAAGCCCAGAAGCAGGGCGGCGAAGTGGCTTTCATTGACGTGGAGCACGCACTGGACCCCACCTATGCCGAAGCGCTGGGCGTGGACATCAATAATCTCCTGGTCAGCCAGCCGGACACCGGCGAGCAGGCCATGGAGATCTGCGAAGCACTGGTGCGCTCCGGTGCCATCGATGCCATCGTGGTGGACTCGGTTGCCGCCATGGTGCCGAGGGCTGAGATCGAGGGCGAAATGGGCGACAGCCATGTGGGCCTGCAGGCCCGCCTGATGAGTCAGGCCATGCGCAAGCTGACTTCGGTCATCGGCAAGACCAACACGGTCTGCGTCTTCATCAACCAGCTGCGCGAGAAGGTGGGCGTGATGTACGGCAACCCGGAGGTCACCACCGGTGGCCGTGCCCTGAAATATTACGCCTCGGTGCGCATCGACATCCGCCGCGTGGAGGGCCTGAAGGACTCCTCCGGCCAGTTCATCGGCAACCACACCCGCGCCAAGATCGTCAAGAACAAGGTGGCACCTCCGTTCCGTGAGGCAGAGTTCGATATCATGTTCGGCGAGGGCATCTCCAAGATGAGTGAACTCATCGATGTGGGCGTGAAGCTGGGCATCGTGCAGAAGAGCGGCGCATGGTTCAACTATGGCGATGTCCGTTTGGGGCAGGGCCGCGACAACGCAAAGCAGTTCCTGAAGGACAATCCCGAGATCGCAAACGACATCGAGGGCCAGATCCGCGCCAATGCCGACAAGCTGTACGCTTCCCGCCGCCCGGCAGGCAAGAATGCTTCTTCCAAGGCCGAAGAGCCTGCAGAAGCGGCAAAGGACGCTAAGGAGCCGGTGGTCAAGGCACCTGCCCGCAGCAGCGAGAGCGAGCTGGATATCATGGTGGAGGATTAA
- a CDS encoding N5-glutamine methyltransferase family protein, which translates to MVSAGLSPREAVRRVEARLVAAGCPDADYDARELFRAAAGRDARLSDRVLTTEEAEKLENLCTRREQREPLQYLCGIWSFLDFDLAVGPGVLCPRADTEVVAEAAANTLTGIAAPRVLDLCAGTGCLGLGVKRFCPAAQVTCVEKSPEAFVYLEKNCRCALKGQGGQTEDLLEPAAFEQEAAPAFDWGPALNALRAKAKPAYAVEPVQGDLFTYWKSAPEGELDLIVSNPPYLTAEEMRHLQPEVAQEPAMALEAGEDGLVFYRALAQHYQKLLRPGGALVLEIGWQQREAVTALLAANGWADIACRKDFGGNDRCMIARRPG; encoded by the coding sequence ATGGTAAGTGCAGGTCTGTCTCCGCGGGAAGCGGTGCGCAGGGTGGAAGCGCGGCTTGTCGCCGCAGGCTGTCCGGATGCGGATTACGATGCACGGGAGCTGTTCCGTGCGGCAGCCGGGCGGGATGCCCGCCTTTCTGACCGAGTGCTGACCACGGAGGAAGCGGAAAAGCTGGAAAACCTCTGCACGCGCCGTGAGCAGCGGGAACCGCTGCAATACCTGTGCGGGATCTGGAGCTTTCTGGATTTTGACCTTGCCGTTGGCCCCGGTGTGCTCTGCCCCCGTGCAGACACCGAGGTGGTAGCGGAAGCGGCTGCCAATACCCTGACGGGCATTGCCGCGCCCCGGGTGCTGGATCTCTGCGCGGGGACCGGCTGTCTGGGGCTGGGCGTCAAGCGCTTCTGCCCGGCGGCGCAGGTGACCTGCGTGGAAAAAAGCCCGGAAGCCTTTGTTTATCTGGAAAAGAACTGCCGCTGTGCCCTGAAAGGGCAGGGCGGGCAGACGGAGGACTTGCTGGAGCCTGCTGCCTTTGAGCAGGAGGCTGCACCGGCCTTTGACTGGGGCCCGGCACTGAATGCCCTGCGCGCAAAGGCAAAGCCGGCCTATGCGGTGGAGCCGGTGCAGGGGGATCTGTTCACCTACTGGAAAAGTGCACCGGAAGGGGAGCTTGACCTCATCGTATCCAACCCGCCGTATCTCACTGCCGAGGAGATGCGGCACCTGCAGCCGGAGGTGGCACAGGAACCGGCCATGGCGCTGGAAGCGGGGGAGGACGGCCTTGTGTTTTACCGTGCCCTTGCACAGCATTACCAGAAGCTGCTGCGGCCCGGCGGCGCACTGGTGCTGGAGATCGGCTGGCAGCAGAGGGAAGCTGTGACGGCACTGCTGGCTGCAAACGGCTGGGCAGACATTGCGTGCCGCAAGGATTTTGGCGGCAACGACCGGTGCATGATCGCCCGCAGACCCGGCTGA
- a CDS encoding DUF1385 domain-containing protein — protein MNQPKKERFKTSVGGQALMEGIMMRGPKLICCAVRKPDGTIETKIDPVKNHGIWTKIPLVRGAISMIESLIVGYHYMMYSAQVSMGDDYDPEEEETAFEKWVGEHFGQKAEDALLACAAVVGGLLAILLFTVLPTLIVGGVSRFITLGRWGKVVLEAVLKVAIFLTYMVGISRMKEIHRVFEYHGAEHKTIACYEAGDALTVENVRKYTRFHPRCGTSFLILVVIVSVFLYSVLPWGSIGLRVLFKLLLLPVVMGISYELLKWCGRSDNIATRIIRQPGIWVQHLTVFEPDDSMIEVAIAAVTPVLPENPEDGRW, from the coding sequence ATGAATCAACCAAAAAAGGAACGTTTCAAGACCAGTGTGGGCGGTCAGGCACTGATGGAAGGCATTATGATGCGCGGCCCAAAGCTCATCTGCTGCGCGGTGCGCAAGCCGGACGGCACCATTGAGACCAAGATCGACCCCGTGAAGAACCATGGCATCTGGACCAAGATCCCGCTGGTGCGCGGCGCCATCTCCATGATCGAAAGTCTGATCGTGGGCTACCACTACATGATGTACTCCGCTCAGGTGAGCATGGGGGACGACTACGACCCCGAGGAAGAGGAGACCGCCTTTGAAAAATGGGTGGGAGAGCATTTCGGCCAGAAGGCTGAGGATGCCCTGCTGGCCTGCGCCGCTGTGGTGGGCGGCCTGCTGGCGATCCTGCTCTTTACGGTGCTGCCCACCCTCATCGTGGGCGGCGTGAGCCGTTTTATCACGCTGGGCCGCTGGGGCAAGGTGGTGCTGGAAGCTGTGCTCAAGGTCGCTATCTTCCTGACCTATATGGTGGGTATTTCCAGAATGAAGGAAATCCACCGGGTGTTCGAGTACCACGGTGCCGAGCACAAGACCATTGCCTGCTACGAGGCCGGTGACGCGCTGACCGTGGAGAATGTGCGCAAATACACCCGCTTCCATCCCCGCTGCGGCACCAGTTTCCTCATTCTGGTGGTCATCGTCAGCGTGTTTTTGTACAGCGTTCTGCCCTGGGGCAGCATCGGCCTGCGGGTACTGTTCAAGCTGCTGCTGCTGCCGGTGGTCATGGGCATCAGCTACGAGCTGCTCAAATGGTGCGGTCGGTCAGACAACATCGCCACCCGCATCATCCGCCAACCCGGCATCTGGGTGCAGCACCTGACCGTGTTTGAACCGGACGACAGCATGATCGAGGTGGCCATTGCCGCCGTGACCCCTGTGCTGCCCGAGAACCCGGAGGACGGCAGATGGTAA
- a CDS encoding sensor histidine kinase has translation MRSGITRRWLCGSLLITVLLVLLAETMFLYNYTRSYYNSVQQTMYRRFSSVSGQLKMYTGDTVQSTASIRSMALRRMVEQFADKDKYEFMLLDSYGGVIASSSGTSADGIVTGTDFEQAQEASDGLGVAVYRTQSGELVMAACYLVPYAAEDVAAMRLVTSLTLVGAQIKNAIAVSVVIAAVILAFTVMSGLYFIRSIVVPLGQVERTAASIARGELDVRLPVTGDERDEVDRLRGTINQMAEGLEETEKMKNEFISSVSHELRTPLTSIRGWVETLRTLDDPADENYRKGLEIINNETGRLYNMVEELLDFSRLQNGRIRMDCRPLDLVAELTDAVLFCEARIQREGLILSYTEPEEMIPVYADPDRLRQVFINIMDNAIKYSAPGGRITVKLWAGEYKAFVEIIDQGRGIPPEDLENVKTKFYKGSNSVRGSGIGLALVDSIMTALDGTMDIKSTLGRGTVVTLGLPLYHKV, from the coding sequence ATGCGAAGCGGGATCACCCGTCGATGGCTGTGCGGCAGCCTGCTCATCACTGTGCTGCTGGTGCTGCTGGCCGAAACCATGTTCCTGTACAACTACACACGCAGCTATTATAACAGCGTTCAGCAGACCATGTACCGGCGGTTCTCCTCGGTATCCGGCCAGCTGAAAATGTACACCGGCGACACCGTGCAGAGCACCGCATCGATCCGCAGCATGGCGCTGCGCCGCATGGTGGAGCAGTTTGCCGACAAGGATAAATATGAATTCATGCTGCTGGACAGCTATGGCGGGGTCATTGCGTCTTCCAGCGGCACGAGCGCGGACGGCATTGTGACCGGAACCGACTTTGAGCAGGCGCAGGAGGCTTCCGATGGTCTTGGCGTGGCGGTCTACCGCACCCAGTCCGGCGAGCTGGTGATGGCGGCCTGCTATCTGGTGCCATACGCCGCCGAAGATGTGGCGGCGATGCGTCTTGTCACCAGCCTGACCCTTGTGGGAGCGCAGATCAAGAACGCCATCGCGGTAAGTGTTGTGATCGCGGCGGTGATCCTTGCCTTCACCGTGATGTCCGGCCTGTACTTCATCCGCAGCATCGTAGTGCCGCTGGGTCAGGTGGAGCGCACCGCAGCCAGCATCGCCCGGGGTGAGCTGGACGTGCGCCTGCCGGTCACCGGCGACGAGCGGGACGAGGTGGACCGCCTGCGCGGTACCATCAACCAGATGGCGGAAGGTCTGGAAGAGACCGAGAAAATGAAGAATGAATTCATCAGTTCGGTGTCCCACGAGCTGCGTACCCCGCTCACCTCCATCCGGGGCTGGGTGGAGACCCTGCGCACACTGGATGACCCGGCGGATGAAAACTACCGCAAGGGCCTTGAAATCATCAACAACGAGACCGGACGCCTGTACAACATGGTGGAAGAGCTGCTGGACTTCAGCCGCCTGCAGAACGGCCGCATCCGCATGGACTGCCGCCCGCTGGATCTTGTGGCAGAGCTGACCGACGCAGTGCTCTTCTGTGAGGCACGGATCCAGCGGGAGGGACTCATCCTCAGCTACACGGAGCCGGAGGAAATGATTCCGGTCTATGCAGACCCGGATCGTCTGCGGCAGGTGTTCATCAACATCATGGACAATGCCATCAAATATTCAGCACCCGGCGGACGCATCACGGTCAAGCTGTGGGCAGGGGAGTACAAGGCCTTTGTGGAGATCATCGATCAGGGCCGCGGCATCCCGCCGGAAGATCTGGAAAATGTCAAGACCAAGTTCTACAAGGGCAGCAACTCGGTGCGGGGCAGCGGCATCGGCCTTGCGCTGGTGGATTCCATCATGACGGCGCTGGACGGCACCATGGACATCAAGAGCACGCTGGGCCGGGGCACGGTGGTCACACTGGGCCTGCCGCTGTACCATAAGGTATAA
- a CDS encoding response regulator transcription factor, with amino-acid sequence MVRVLVVEDEANIREMIALNLRLAGMEAVEAESAEAALPLLEQKPGCDAAILDVMLPGMNGFSLCETIRRTDQKIGIIILSAKGQEQDKIRGLSIGADDYMTKPFSVSELLARVEALCRRVSRTAGGDEKEKSSPLGMLTSGEFVLDENRRVLLKAGQPIELTQVEFQIMELFFRNPGIALVREKILKGVWGENYFGDVKIVDVNIRRLRMKVEDEPSKPAHILTVWGYGYRWEE; translated from the coding sequence ATGGTACGAGTGCTTGTGGTAGAAGATGAAGCCAATATCCGCGAAATGATCGCGCTGAACCTGCGTCTTGCAGGCATGGAGGCGGTGGAAGCCGAGAGCGCCGAGGCGGCTCTGCCTCTGCTGGAGCAGAAACCGGGCTGCGATGCGGCCATCCTGGATGTGATGCTGCCGGGCATGAACGGCTTCTCGCTGTGCGAGACCATCCGCCGCACCGACCAGAAGATCGGCATCATCATCCTCAGTGCCAAGGGACAGGAACAGGATAAGATCCGCGGCCTGTCCATCGGCGCAGACGACTATATGACCAAGCCCTTCAGCGTCAGCGAGCTGCTGGCCCGGGTGGAAGCGCTCTGCCGCCGCGTCAGCCGCACGGCAGGCGGGGACGAAAAGGAAAAGTCCAGCCCGCTGGGAATGCTCACCAGCGGCGAATTTGTGCTGGACGAGAACCGCCGTGTGCTGCTCAAGGCAGGCCAGCCCATCGAGCTGACACAGGTGGAATTCCAGATCATGGAGCTGTTTTTCCGCAATCCCGGCATCGCGCTGGTGCGTGAGAAGATCCTGAAGGGCGTGTGGGGTGAAAATTACTTTGGTGACGTGAAGATCGTGGATGTGAACATCCGCCGCCTGCGTATGAAGGTGGAGGACGAACCCAGCAAGCCCGCCCATATCCTCACTGTGTGGGGCTATGGATACAGGTGGGAGGAATGA